From a region of the Hymenobacter jejuensis genome:
- the map gene encoding type I methionyl aminopeptidase: protein MIVYKTEEEIELIRVSAKILAQAHGEVAGMIKEGVTTRQLDQRAEEFIRDHGAQPSFKGYNDFPFSLCISPNSVVVHGFPSDYTLKSGDIISVDAGVFYNGYHSDSAYTYPVGEVAPEVLKLLEETKKSLYVGIEQAVAGNRMGDVSFAIQNHVEKQGYGVVRELVGHGIGEKLHERPEVPNYGKRGSGLKLQTGLVIAIEPMVNLGTKNVVQEKDGWTIRTKDNKPSAHFEHTVVVRKDKAEILTSFEYIEKALQ, encoded by the coding sequence ATGATAGTCTATAAGACCGAAGAAGAAATAGAGCTTATTCGAGTAAGTGCAAAAATTCTGGCTCAAGCCCACGGAGAAGTGGCGGGCATGATAAAAGAAGGAGTTACTACTCGACAGCTTGACCAGCGTGCTGAAGAATTCATTCGGGACCACGGCGCTCAACCTTCTTTTAAAGGTTACAATGACTTTCCTTTTAGCCTTTGCATATCTCCTAATTCTGTAGTAGTACACGGTTTTCCTAGTGATTATACTTTGAAAAGCGGTGATATAATTTCAGTTGATGCAGGGGTTTTTTACAACGGCTATCATTCCGATAGCGCTTACACTTACCCAGTAGGGGAGGTGGCACCTGAAGTATTAAAGTTACTGGAGGAAACCAAAAAATCACTTTACGTTGGTATCGAGCAAGCGGTAGCAGGTAATAGGATGGGCGATGTAAGTTTCGCAATTCAGAATCATGTTGAAAAACAAGGTTATGGAGTAGTACGCGAGTTAGTCGGCCATGGAATTGGTGAGAAGCTTCATGAACGTCCTGAGGTTCCGAACTATGGTAAACGTGGTTCAGGACTTAAGTTGCAAACAGGACTTGTGATTGCAATTGAGCCAATGGTGAATCTAGGGACTAAAAATGTTGTTCAAGAGAAAGACGGTTGGACCATTCGTACTAAGGACAACAAGCCTTCAGCTCACTTTGAACATACAGTAGTAGTACGTAAAGACAAAGCTGAAATTCTGACGTCTTTCGAATACATAGAAAAAGCCTTACAGTAG
- the infA gene encoding translation initiation factor IF-1, whose product MAKQSSIEQDGTILEALSNAMFRVELENGHQVVAHISGKMRMHYIKILPGDKVKLEMSPYDLSKGRIVYRYK is encoded by the coding sequence ATGGCAAAACAATCCTCCATTGAGCAGGACGGTACGATTCTAGAAGCCCTTTCTAATGCGATGTTTCGTGTTGAACTGGAAAATGGACACCAAGTCGTTGCTCACATTTCAGGCAAGATGCGAATGCATTATATCAAAATCCTGCCGGGGGACAAGGTGAAGCTAGAAATGTCGCCCTATGACTTGTCAAAAGGCCGAATTGTTTATCGTTACAAATAA
- the hscA gene encoding Fe-S protein assembly chaperone HscA, translating into MAKVAINLSTGSIQQEEIIVGIDLGTTNSLVAYIHPDGRYPVAINDQGRGTIVPSVVYFSPDGSEPLVGNDAKEYLLTDPHNTIYSVKRLLGKSYKDLGTHAEQFGYKIIDDNTEGLVKIRVGDRFYSPIELSAEILKELRTRAEHALKTPVNRAVITVPAYFNDSQRQATRDAGRLAGLEVLRIVNEPTAAALAYGIGLSPDEEKTVAVYDLGGGTFDISILRIQQGIFEVLSTNGDTFLGGDDLDRAIIDYWTSDYGLATALHDNQAGQQQLRLLAEQAKRHLSEHDDFLAVFNGNELPLTKEKFNALIQPLVDRTIASCRQALADAKLTAQDLDAVLLVGGSTRVPLVYDSVSAFFQQPANNSLNPDEVVALGAAIQADILAGNRRDVLLLDVTPLTLGIETMGGLMDPIIPRNSKIPTKAGRQYTTSVDGQVNLKISVYQGERDLVKENRKLAEFDLRGIPAMPAGLPKVDVNFILNADGILKVEAIELRSNTRQAVEIKPQYGLTDEQVEQMLMDSLIHAKEDVAARMVVEARTVAEQMVYQVERFVDKNSQYLTEDEITQTAAYSQNLKDALATNDKDTILKAVDELEELTRPFAERVMNISIKQAMAGKKIE; encoded by the coding sequence ATGGCTAAAGTCGCAATCAACCTCTCTACCGGGAGCATTCAGCAGGAAGAAATCATTGTGGGCATCGACTTGGGCACCACCAACAGCCTGGTCGCTTACATCCATCCGGATGGCCGGTACCCAGTCGCGATCAACGATCAGGGCCGGGGCACGATCGTGCCTTCCGTGGTGTACTTCTCGCCCGACGGCAGCGAGCCCCTTGTAGGCAACGACGCCAAAGAATACCTCCTGACCGATCCGCACAACACCATTTACTCGGTGAAGCGCCTGCTGGGCAAATCCTACAAGGACTTGGGCACGCACGCCGAGCAGTTTGGCTATAAGATCATCGACGACAACACGGAAGGCTTGGTCAAAATCCGGGTTGGCGACCGCTTCTACTCCCCTATTGAGCTTTCAGCAGAAATCCTGAAGGAACTGCGGACCCGGGCCGAGCATGCGCTCAAAACACCCGTCAACCGCGCCGTAATTACGGTGCCGGCGTATTTCAACGATTCGCAGCGCCAAGCTACCCGCGACGCCGGCCGGCTGGCGGGCCTTGAAGTGCTCCGCATCGTTAACGAACCCACTGCCGCCGCGCTGGCCTATGGCATCGGCCTTAGTCCGGATGAAGAGAAAACCGTGGCGGTATACGACCTCGGCGGCGGCACTTTCGACATCAGTATTCTGCGCATTCAGCAGGGGATTTTTGAAGTCCTCAGTACAAACGGCGACACGTTTCTGGGTGGCGACGACCTCGACCGAGCCATAATTGACTACTGGACAAGCGATTATGGATTAGCCACTGCTCTCCACGATAATCAGGCTGGTCAGCAACAGCTTCGCTTGCTGGCTGAGCAAGCCAAGCGGCACTTAAGCGAGCACGACGATTTTCTGGCGGTATTCAACGGCAATGAGCTTCCGCTCACAAAGGAGAAGTTTAACGCCCTGATTCAGCCCTTGGTCGATCGCACCATTGCTTCGTGCCGCCAAGCGCTGGCCGATGCTAAGCTCACCGCCCAAGACCTGGATGCTGTGCTGTTAGTAGGCGGTTCTACTCGCGTGCCGCTTGTGTACGACAGCGTTTCGGCATTCTTTCAACAACCCGCTAACAACTCCCTCAACCCCGACGAAGTAGTGGCCCTGGGAGCGGCTATTCAGGCCGACATTTTGGCGGGCAATCGCCGCGACGTCCTCCTTTTGGACGTAACGCCGCTCACGCTCGGCATCGAAACCATGGGGGGCCTAATGGACCCTATCATCCCGCGTAATTCCAAGATTCCTACCAAAGCCGGGCGCCAATACACGACGAGCGTCGACGGACAAGTCAATCTGAAAATCTCGGTTTATCAGGGCGAACGGGATTTGGTAAAAGAGAACCGCAAGCTGGCCGAGTTTGATCTGCGCGGCATTCCGGCCATGCCGGCGGGCTTGCCCAAAGTAGACGTGAACTTCATTCTCAATGCCGACGGCATTCTGAAAGTTGAAGCGATCGAATTGCGCTCTAATACGCGGCAGGCCGTTGAAATCAAGCCCCAATACGGCCTCACCGACGAGCAAGTAGAGCAGATGCTCATGGATTCGCTGATACACGCCAAGGAAGACGTAGCAGCCCGCATGGTAGTGGAGGCCCGCACCGTAGCCGAGCAGATGGTGTATCAGGTGGAGCGCTTTGTCGATAAGAATTCTCAGTACCTCACCGAAGACGAAATCACCCAGACTGCGGCTTACTCGCAAAACTTAAAGGATGCCCTCGCGACCAACGACAAGGATACCATCTTGAAAGCTGTCGATGAGCTTGAGGAACTCACTCGCCCCTTTGCCGAGCGCGTGATGAATATTTCCATCAAGCAAGCTATGGCCGGCAAGAAAATCGAGTAG
- the rpsM gene encoding 30S ribosomal protein S13, whose amino-acid sequence MARIAGVDIPDNKRGEIALTYIFGIGRSAAQKILNQAGVDLNKKVKDWTEAEAGEIRSIIAAEHKTEGVLRSEVQLNIKRLMDIGCYRGLRHRKGLPVRGQRTKNNSRTRKGKRKTVANKKKATK is encoded by the coding sequence ATGGCTCGTATTGCAGGGGTAGACATCCCAGATAACAAGCGCGGTGAAATCGCGTTAACCTACATTTTCGGCATCGGTCGTTCTGCAGCTCAGAAAATTCTGAATCAAGCTGGCGTTGATCTGAACAAGAAAGTGAAAGACTGGACGGAAGCTGAGGCTGGTGAAATCCGTAGCATAATTGCTGCAGAACACAAGACTGAAGGCGTTTTGCGTTCGGAAGTACAATTGAACATCAAACGTTTGATGGACATTGGTTGCTACCGTGGTTTGCGCCACCGCAAAGGCCTCCCCGTTCGTGGCCAGCGTACTAAGAATAATTCTCGTACGCGCAAAGGCAAACGGAAAACCGTTGCCAATAAGAAGAAGGCTACTAAATAA
- the rplQ gene encoding 50S ribosomal protein L17, giving the protein MRHGKTINHLGRTAAHRNAMLSNMASSLILHKRISTTVAKAKALRKFVEPLLTKSKNDTTHSRRLVFSTLQNKESIKELFGNVAAKIANRPGGYTRILKLSENRLGDNAEMCIIELVDYNETMLEAKTASEAKATTRRSRGRKKASATTEAAPAGEAVAPAAVVETSAPEDTATTTLHNEETRDEAKAADEEAAS; this is encoded by the coding sequence ATGAGACACGGTAAAACAATTAATCACTTAGGCCGCACCGCTGCACACCGCAACGCCATGCTGTCGAACATGGCTTCTTCGTTGATTCTGCACAAGCGTATTTCAACGACAGTAGCAAAAGCTAAAGCTCTGCGCAAGTTTGTAGAGCCCCTGCTTACCAAATCGAAAAACGACACCACCCATTCGCGTCGTTTAGTATTCTCGACTCTTCAGAACAAAGAATCGATAAAAGAGCTGTTTGGTAACGTAGCAGCTAAAATTGCTAATCGCCCGGGTGGCTATACTCGTATTTTGAAGCTAAGCGAGAATCGTCTTGGCGACAACGCCGAGATGTGCATCATTGAGTTGGTTGATTACAACGAAACGATGTTGGAAGCAAAAACTGCGAGCGAAGCTAAGGCTACAACTCGCCGTTCACGCGGTCGTAAGAAGGCCTCGGCTACCACCGAAGCTGCTCCAGCTGGTGAAGCAGTAGCTCCTGCTGCTGTGGTTGAAACTTCTGCTCCAGAAGATACAGCTACCACCACTTTGCATAATGAGGAAACTCGTGATGAAGCGAAGGCTGCCGACGAAGAAGCTGCTTCTTAG
- the eno gene encoding phosphopyruvate hydratase, with protein MSIISAIHARQIFDSRGNPTVEVDVTTENGVVGRAAVPSGASTGKHEAVELRDDDKSKFMGKGVLNAVENVNSKIAEELVGFSVFEQGLLDKIMLELDGTPNKANLGANAILGASLAIARAAAQEAGMPLYRYVGGVGATTMPVPMMNILNGGSHADNSIDFQEFMIMPVGAPSFSEALRWGTEIFHHLKNVLKKQGLSTNVGDEGGFAPNIKSNEEAIKVVLQAIETAGYKPGDDVMIAMDAATSEFYENGHYHFKKSTGDKLTSSEMASFWQDWANKYPIISIEDGMDEDDWSGWKQLTDSIGSKVQLVGDDLFVTNVTRLQRGIDEKIANAILIKVNQIGTLTETIDAVNLGRRNGYKSIMSHRSGETEDNTIADLAVALNTGQIKTGSASRSDRMAKYNQLLRIEEELGEVAYFPGKKM; from the coding sequence ATGAGCATTATCTCAGCCATTCATGCCCGTCAAATTTTTGATTCACGCGGTAACCCTACTGTGGAAGTGGATGTAACCACTGAAAATGGCGTAGTAGGGCGTGCAGCAGTGCCATCAGGCGCTTCTACTGGCAAACACGAAGCCGTTGAGTTGCGGGATGACGACAAGTCGAAATTCATGGGTAAGGGCGTTCTCAACGCCGTAGAGAATGTGAACAGTAAAATCGCCGAGGAACTCGTTGGGTTTTCGGTATTTGAGCAAGGACTGCTCGATAAGATAATGCTGGAGTTGGATGGTACTCCCAATAAGGCTAACCTCGGGGCCAATGCTATTCTGGGAGCTTCGTTGGCGATAGCTCGTGCGGCAGCTCAGGAAGCGGGTATGCCTTTGTATCGTTACGTGGGCGGTGTAGGTGCTACTACTATGCCAGTACCGATGATGAACATTCTCAACGGTGGTTCTCATGCCGATAACTCCATTGATTTCCAGGAATTCATGATTATGCCCGTAGGGGCACCTTCTTTTTCAGAAGCTTTGCGTTGGGGTACGGAAATTTTTCACCACCTTAAAAACGTTCTCAAGAAGCAAGGACTTAGCACCAACGTAGGTGACGAAGGTGGCTTTGCCCCCAACATCAAGTCGAACGAGGAAGCTATTAAGGTGGTATTGCAGGCTATCGAAACGGCTGGGTACAAGCCGGGCGATGATGTGATGATCGCTATGGATGCTGCCACATCAGAGTTCTATGAAAACGGCCATTACCACTTCAAAAAGAGCACTGGTGACAAGCTGACTTCTTCGGAAATGGCTTCTTTCTGGCAGGACTGGGCCAATAAATACCCCATCATCAGCATTGAGGATGGCATGGACGAAGACGACTGGAGCGGTTGGAAACAACTCACCGATAGCATTGGCTCGAAGGTACAGCTGGTAGGCGATGACCTGTTTGTGACGAACGTAACCCGCTTGCAGCGTGGCATCGACGAGAAGATTGCCAATGCCATCCTAATCAAAGTAAACCAGATCGGTACGCTGACCGAAACCATCGACGCCGTTAACCTAGGCCGTCGCAATGGGTACAAGAGCATCATGTCGCACCGCTCGGGCGAAACGGAGGACAATACCATTGCTGACTTGGCAGTGGCTTTGAATACGGGCCAGATTAAGACGGGCTCCGCATCGCGCTCCGACCGTATGGCTAAGTACAACCAGCTTCTTCGCATCGAAGAAGAGCTGGGCGAGGTAGCTTACTTTCCTGGCAAGAAAATGTAG
- a CDS encoding FtsB family cell division protein — MRAVDVFDRIPRFLRSFYFLTGAGFLLWMFVFDANDFVKQYDMYDKWHELQGQKEYYLQEIEKVKKDRAELLSSPELLEKFAREKYIMKRPGEDVFVLVPKEAE; from the coding sequence ATGCGAGCAGTTGATGTCTTTGATCGTATTCCCCGCTTTCTGCGCAGTTTCTACTTCCTGACCGGAGCTGGTTTCCTGTTGTGGATGTTTGTGTTCGATGCCAACGACTTCGTGAAGCAGTACGACATGTACGACAAGTGGCACGAGCTGCAAGGACAGAAAGAATATTACCTGCAAGAAATTGAGAAGGTAAAAAAGGACCGCGCCGAACTGCTGAGCAGTCCGGAACTCCTCGAAAAATTTGCCCGCGAGAAATATATCATGAAACGGCCTGGCGAAGATGTATTCGTCTTAGTGCCGAAAGAAGCCGAATAA
- the rpsD gene encoding 30S ribosomal protein S4, with translation MARYTGPKTKIARRFAEPIFGPSKALNKKNYPPGQHGRGRRKKQSEYAIQLMEKQKVKYMYGVLEKQFENLFHKAATLPGITGDNLLALLESRLDNTVYRLGVAPTRRAARQLVLHKHITVNGEVVNIASYKLRAGDIVGVREKSKSLEAITTSLSARNARAFSWLEWDGKEMIGKFLNAPSRELIPEKITEQLIVELYSK, from the coding sequence ATGGCACGTTATACCGGTCCAAAAACCAAAATCGCTCGTCGCTTCGCAGAGCCGATTTTCGGTCCAAGCAAAGCGCTTAACAAAAAGAATTATCCTCCGGGTCAACATGGCCGTGGCCGCCGCAAAAAGCAGTCGGAGTATGCTATCCAGTTGATGGAGAAGCAAAAAGTGAAGTACATGTATGGTGTGCTTGAAAAACAGTTTGAAAACCTGTTCCATAAAGCAGCAACTTTACCTGGCATTACAGGTGACAACTTGCTGGCTTTGCTAGAGTCACGTCTTGATAATACGGTTTATCGTCTTGGCGTAGCTCCTACTCGCCGTGCAGCCCGTCAACTTGTATTGCACAAGCATATCACTGTTAACGGTGAGGTAGTTAACATTGCCTCTTATAAGTTGCGCGCTGGCGATATAGTCGGCGTACGTGAGAAGTCGAAGTCGCTTGAAGCTATCACTACGAGCTTAAGCGCTCGCAATGCGCGTGCTTTCTCTTGGTTAGAGTGGGATGGCAAGGAAATGATAGGCAAGTTCTTGAACGCTCCCTCACGCGAACTGATCCCTGAGAAAATCACGGAACAGCTCATCGTAGAGCTTTACTCGAAGTAA
- the rpmJ gene encoding 50S ribosomal protein L36, whose translation MKVKASVKKRSVDCKVIRRKGKLYVINKKNPRYKQRQG comes from the coding sequence ATGAAAGTCAAAGCGTCCGTAAAGAAGCGCAGCGTTGACTGTAAAGTAATTCGCCGCAAAGGCAAGCTTTACGTCATCAACAAAAAGAACCCACGTTATAAGCAACGTCAGGGTTAG
- a CDS encoding DNA-directed RNA polymerase subunit alpha: MSILAFQMPEKVVMEKSDDFYGTFEFKPLEKGYGVTIGNALRRILLSSLEGYAITSVRTPSVLHEFSTIEGVIEDMSEIILNLKMVRFKKVSDAIEDKITVRVKGQETFTAGDIDKFTNGFQVLNPELVICNVDPSIELEFEFTLQKGRGYVPAEENKPADQVFGQIAIDAIFTPIKNVKYSIENTRVEQKTDYEKLLIEIQTDGSIHPEEALKGAANILIQHFMLFSDNTMTFETAKAEEEETVDEETLHMRKVLKTPLADMDLSVRAYNCLKAADIKTLGDLVQLDMSDMMKFRNFGKKSLTELENLVEEKGLTFGMDLGKYKLEED, encoded by the coding sequence ATGTCAATCTTAGCTTTTCAGATGCCGGAGAAAGTTGTGATGGAGAAATCCGACGACTTCTACGGAACATTTGAATTTAAACCGCTGGAGAAAGGCTACGGCGTCACGATCGGCAATGCATTACGCCGAATCCTGCTGTCGTCGCTGGAGGGCTACGCCATTACGTCTGTCCGCACACCTAGCGTATTGCACGAATTTTCGACCATCGAAGGGGTGATCGAGGATATGTCCGAAATCATTCTGAACCTGAAGATGGTTCGCTTCAAGAAAGTAAGCGATGCTATCGAAGATAAGATCACGGTTCGCGTTAAAGGTCAGGAAACATTCACAGCCGGTGATATCGATAAGTTTACCAACGGGTTTCAGGTTTTGAACCCAGAATTGGTAATCTGCAATGTAGATCCTAGCATCGAACTGGAATTTGAGTTTACTCTTCAGAAGGGTCGTGGTTACGTACCTGCGGAAGAAAATAAGCCTGCTGATCAGGTTTTCGGCCAGATTGCAATTGACGCCATCTTCACGCCTATAAAGAATGTGAAGTACAGCATTGAAAATACTCGGGTAGAACAGAAAACTGACTACGAAAAGCTGCTGATTGAAATTCAGACGGATGGTTCAATTCATCCTGAAGAAGCACTAAAAGGCGCTGCTAACATCCTGATCCAACACTTCATGTTGTTTTCGGACAACACGATGACCTTTGAAACAGCCAAGGCTGAAGAGGAGGAGACCGTAGATGAGGAGACGCTACATATGCGCAAAGTCCTAAAGACGCCTCTTGCGGATATGGATTTGTCAGTACGTGCTTACAACTGCCTCAAAGCTGCGGATATCAAGACCCTTGGGGACTTGGTACAGTTGGATATGAGCGACATGATGAAGTTCCGTAACTTTGGTAAGAAGTCTTTGACTGAACTAGAAAATCTAGTGGAAGAAAAGGGCTTAACCTTCGGAATGGATTTGGGCAAATACAAGCTCGAAGAAGATTAG
- the rpsK gene encoding 30S ribosomal protein S11 yields the protein MAQKRKDKAKKRVVVVEQVGQVHIKASFNNIIISITNNNGQVISWASAGKMGFRGSKKNTPYAAQMAATDCAKVAHDLGMRKAEVFVKGPGAGRESAIRTLQNVGIEVTTIRDVTPLPHNGCRPPKRRRV from the coding sequence ATGGCACAAAAGAGAAAAGACAAAGCCAAAAAGCGCGTTGTTGTAGTTGAGCAAGTAGGTCAAGTACACATCAAGGCTTCATTCAACAATATTATTATCTCTATTACCAACAACAATGGCCAAGTAATTTCTTGGGCCTCTGCTGGTAAGATGGGATTCAGGGGTTCTAAAAAGAATACCCCATATGCAGCTCAGATGGCTGCTACAGATTGCGCGAAAGTGGCCCATGACCTGGGCATGCGGAAGGCTGAAGTTTTTGTAAAAGGTCCAGGTGCTGGCCGTGAGTCAGCAATCCGTACACTTCAAAACGTGGGCATTGAGGTAACTACCATCCGCGACGTAACGCCGTTGCCGCACAACGGCTGCCGCCCACCTAAGCGTCGTCGCGTCTGA
- a CDS encoding DUF4331 domain-containing protein encodes MVKLFTLPVFRVSLGAAIAIAGALAWGGQHPRVEASSHREAPLIADDPLADNTDLYAFRDPNNAEMINIIANYIPLELPQGGPNFNNFGENVRYEIHIKNGKSSDVNKDDITYRFTFTRTNEDPSTFFNIRLGKQNLKATYKLEQSLNGGASFTTLIPAGPVPPTNIGPRSISGAAGLGAADYNALITNAIQTVGTMKVFCGPVDDPFFTDLGSIFDIGGVRVAGSARDGLARKNTHTIAMQIPISTLQKAGKTGAAAANILDSDYIIGVWASASRPALRTLNADGTQTHTGDWVQVSRLGMPLLNEVINPVGSKDAWNAKTPYNENPVTEDYLSNPELGLYTAEGAGYYGTAVPGLAPLRIQRATLVTTTNPTGYDFANTKNGVSALLGSTATASTAFARVADGGFGEYLLRTGKPRSVDLLPIFHTGVPNLPPYQLSTGKAVGNPLSPGKPFINNFLPLIDGNPLAGGSVGGDMLRLNMAVPTTSRNSAAFSSEGLLAAAVLGLTVSPYKDSPNLEFIPNMDGFPNGRRLEDDVTRIELQAVGGIVLAVIGFPFEDNARLGSEIAFTTNVEKNDTLFKTAFPYEQSPWSGTKVQATVTSQRTASGLNLQPAPVRVAQNYPNPFTDQTTFHYEVGVKGPLTLTISDMTGRLIATVMKDKMHKPGAYDFTWRADKLGAGVYVATVSTGKTVLQSVKLVHQR; translated from the coding sequence ATGGTAAAGCTCTTTACCCTGCCAGTGTTTCGTGTGTCGCTTGGCGCAGCTATAGCAATCGCGGGTGCACTGGCTTGGGGCGGACAACACCCCCGCGTGGAGGCTTCAAGCCACCGCGAAGCTCCGTTGATTGCCGACGATCCGTTAGCCGACAACACCGACCTGTACGCTTTCCGCGACCCTAACAACGCGGAAATGATCAACATCATCGCCAACTACATTCCGCTGGAGCTGCCACAGGGTGGTCCTAACTTCAACAACTTCGGCGAGAACGTGCGCTACGAGATTCACATCAAAAATGGCAAGAGCAGCGATGTAAACAAGGACGATATCACCTACCGCTTCACCTTCACTCGCACCAACGAAGACCCCAGTACGTTCTTCAACATCCGGCTGGGCAAGCAAAACCTCAAAGCAACCTACAAGCTGGAGCAAAGCCTGAACGGTGGGGCCTCATTTACTACGCTGATACCTGCGGGCCCAGTGCCGCCCACCAACATAGGTCCACGCTCCATATCTGGCGCGGCGGGCTTAGGTGCTGCTGATTATAATGCATTGATAACCAATGCTATACAAACGGTGGGCACGATGAAGGTGTTTTGCGGCCCAGTCGACGACCCGTTCTTCACCGACCTAGGCAGCATCTTCGATATAGGCGGTGTGCGGGTGGCTGGAAGCGCACGCGATGGGTTGGCCAGAAAGAACACCCACACCATCGCGATGCAGATTCCAATTTCGACTTTGCAGAAGGCAGGCAAAACCGGAGCAGCGGCAGCCAATATTCTGGATAGCGACTATATTATCGGGGTGTGGGCTTCGGCCAGCCGTCCGGCGTTACGCACCCTCAACGCTGATGGTACCCAAACCCACACCGGCGACTGGGTGCAGGTGTCACGCCTGGGCATGCCCCTGCTAAATGAGGTGATCAATCCTGTTGGCTCCAAGGATGCTTGGAACGCCAAAACCCCCTACAACGAGAACCCCGTTACGGAAGACTACCTGTCCAATCCGGAGTTGGGTCTGTATACAGCCGAAGGCGCTGGGTATTACGGCACCGCTGTGCCGGGCCTTGCTCCCTTGCGCATTCAGCGGGCCACCTTGGTTACGACTACCAACCCAACTGGCTACGACTTTGCCAACACCAAGAATGGGGTATCGGCCCTCTTGGGCAGCACGGCCACGGCAAGCACTGCCTTCGCCCGCGTAGCGGACGGTGGCTTCGGGGAATACCTGCTGCGGACGGGCAAGCCTCGCTCAGTCGACCTACTGCCTATCTTTCACACCGGCGTCCCGAACCTGCCGCCCTATCAGCTGTCTACGGGCAAAGCGGTCGGCAATCCCCTTTCACCTGGCAAACCATTCATTAATAACTTCTTACCCTTAATTGATGGCAACCCTTTGGCGGGCGGCAGTGTAGGTGGCGACATGCTACGGCTAAATATGGCCGTGCCCACTACGTCCCGCAACTCGGCCGCTTTCAGCTCAGAAGGGTTGTTGGCTGCTGCGGTGCTGGGCCTGACGGTGTCGCCATACAAGGATAGCCCCAACCTAGAATTCATTCCGAACATGGACGGCTTTCCAAACGGGCGCCGGCTGGAAGACGACGTTACGCGCATCGAGTTGCAGGCCGTGGGCGGTATCGTGCTGGCAGTCATTGGGTTCCCATTTGAAGACAATGCGCGCTTGGGCAGCGAAATCGCCTTTACGACGAATGTCGAGAAGAACGACACCCTTTTCAAAACAGCTTTTCCGTACGAGCAATCGCCGTGGTCTGGCACCAAAGTGCAGGCTACAGTCACATCGCAGCGCACTGCGTCGGGCCTGAATTTGCAGCCCGCGCCGGTCAGAGTGGCTCAGAACTATCCGAACCCTTTTACCGATCAGACTACATTTCACTACGAAGTTGGCGTGAAAGGGCCATTGACGCTGACGATCAGCGATATGACGGGTAGGTTGATTGCCACCGTAATGAAAGACAAAATGCATAAGCCGGGTGCGTATGACTTCACTTGGCGGGCCGATAAGCTGGGAGCCGGCGTGTATGTTGCCACGGTTTCGACCGGCAAAACTGTGCTGCAATCCGTCAAGCTGGTGCACCAGCGCTAA